The DNA segment CGGCACCGATAGCAACACACACCGGGGCAAGAAAATTGCCCAGAACCGAGGTCGTGCCTTCACCAACTAATAAATCTGCAAGTGCAGCAATGACGAGCATGCCTCCGCCCATTCCGGCGAAAAAGAAGTCGACTGCCAGCATCCAACCCCAACCATCATGTTTGTGACTCATCGAATCTGCGCCTCCAATCCAAGAATGTAAAATACGTAAGGTTCAGTGCCAAGCTCTCCAAGCAGCCGAACAACATGATTGCCGTTCACGAGCTTGGAAACTTCACCATTTGGATCGTCCAGATCACCGAAAACACGGGCTTTCTGATGACAGGTTTGAACACAGCGCGGAACATTGCCTTTATCCACCCGGTCCATACAGAAATCACATTTCTGAACCGTTCCTTTTTCATGGTTAGGAACACGCGCCCCATACGGGCAAGCCATAACACAAGCTTTGCAGCTGACGCATTTCTTTTCTTCGACAAAAACGATCCCGTCGTCACGGCGCTGGGAAGCACCAGTGGGGCAGGCATCGACACAGGGAGTATTTTCACAATGCATACAGATCAAGGGAATATGAACCATGTGCAGATCCGGGAATACACCGGTCGGACCAACGGTCGTCACCGGATTGTACATCATGTCGACAGGAAGATTATTGTGAGTTCTGCAAGCTACCGTACAGGACTGACATCCTATACAAGCGCGTGTATCC comes from the Dehalobacter sp. genome and includes:
- a CDS encoding 4Fe-4S dicluster domain-containing protein, producing the protein MARYAMVMDTRACIGCQSCTVACRTHNNLPVDMMYNPVTTVGPTGVFPDLHMVHIPLICMHCENTPCVDACPTGASQRRDDGIVFVEEKKCVSCKACVMACPYGARVPNHEKGTVQKCDFCMDRVDKGNVPRCVQTCHQKARVFGDLDDPNGEVSKLVNGNHVVRLLGELGTEPYVFYILGLEAQIR